One part of the Arabidopsis thaliana chromosome 4, partial sequence genome encodes these proteins:
- a CDS encoding golgin family A protein (LOCATED IN: chloroplast; EXPRESSED IN: 6 plant structures; EXPRESSED DURING: L mature pollen stage, M germinated pollen stage, 4 anthesis, petal differentiation and expansion stage; BEST Arabidopsis thaliana protein match is: RING/U-box superfamily protein (TAIR:AT1G30860.1); Has 64917 Blast hits to 39974 proteins in 1949 species: Archae - 279; Bacteria - 7425; Metazoa - 26604; Fungi - 5788; Plants - 3193; Viruses - 275; Other Eukaryotes - 21353 (source: NCBI BLink).) — translation MASSEVEMSSCQTFNCVLSRPHERCTQRDNNTNNNKKKNNNNNNVRNIHVAAFEKNLNVFVRDHLENCSVSVDDVVDDSIKAVPECSSNKSSVSDHRLSKTEESRQDVPSSSSSLGSDSDPNSGQPENPSRNAASSLVQIWEARTTQQPPSSNQSLIDSRTSSMGSNALENSESLESVKESQMIQPIEECNNEEEEEEIECAPPPLESGEKDREGVRVMDIIRKLSNDSETITNNDNGSSGNDNSKEVQTTEARSFPQVACSPRIRGRQALADLLVQMTRDREKDLACLRERHCVSKFTNRGRIQSTLRIRCYERCLAIQGRHRSKSTSAGSDSNRSSRGSGVMHLLREKYKANSENIETGASTSHASTRGRIMDKDPHKATEKKVLQETIEKSGVKEIKEVVSAVENAKKGVLSEISENRNGLKKLAGETIQKETVEGKGEKRETKEKVISKESLEGKGEKRESTKEKAIAKESVAEKALVGIAEKVNLWNSDEKMNRRKVVEKGKTEGNTNTERVERNDVLEEATRRILSVESAERSSTTTSKETMTRCEVAEKVVKGKKKEDFVSLESNKSKEVEDGNIKPQGVTTQADSCLRKPAIEEKVLQETTVKSDLKKPTEKESREERREIEEEESTSMGIAEKVNLWNSKEKKNRRKAMEKGKGKTEGKAITETNELLQEASRRISNVETAERSIDTSWITVVKVVGDRVIMDKRKSSGETTRSAEIGGGKKEEDLASVEAKSKDVIEDKNMNPQAVIHGSKERDKERNSSQNGEETLSLRNSEAKSTKEIERQEVTQEEKSVSHGSREKDKERNSLQYGEKMCFLRNSEAKSTKEIERNKSQEVSQGEESASHGSRESAKEKNSSQQDDETSTHRNPNDKKGIKEPEDEESKKVEREETGENVEEASVEFVNDWDGNEMEEEEEEEYGDYFNGDDDWIHDISRPRSYWEDLRKERYLEVLNTESEKKDICNLIERRTVSNFLTSDLRQKIDNLMITRVQSHIGVPLNQIEEGDEYEEEWEVECSARNEEDNETEEEPEKTNLEAPSDVCSQSSARSSTMMSWNFRDQDIDKDNEPTTSLSLPEPLVPTNQSTQDMQTISDLKEQMEQLQREMLELRNTVKSCIDMQLHFQKSVTQDLSRSGSSAEQRVDPKKDPLKRKCCVCSEMPVDSLLYRYFCLIYRNFKSETLK, via the exons ATGGCGTCCTCTGAGGTAGAAATGTCTTCATGCCAAACTTTTAATTGCGTCTTGAGTCGTCCTCACGAGAGATGCACCCAAAGAgacaacaacaccaacaacaacaagaagaagaacaacaataacaacaatgtCCGAAACATACACGTCGCCGCCTTCGAGAAGAATCTCAATGTTTTTGTAAGAGATCATCTCGAAAACTGTAGCGTCTCcgttgatgatgttgttgatgattcCATCAAAGCTGTTCCGGAATGTTCTTCCAacaaatcctctgtttcagaTCATCGGCTCtcgaaaacagaggaatctcGGCAAGACGTCccatcatcgtcttcttctttaggaTCCGACTCGGATCCGAATTCAGGTCAACCCGAGAACCCGTCAAGAAACGCAGCTTCTTCTCTCGTTCAGATATGGGAGGCGAGGACAACGCAGCAACCACCAAGCTCGAACCAATCCCTAATCGATAGCAGAACAAGTTCTATGGGATCAAACGCTCTAGAGAATTCGGAGTCTCTCGAATCCGTGAAAGAATCTCAAATGATTCAACCGATTGAAGAATGTAACaatgaggaggaagaagaagagattgaatgTGCACCTCCACCTTTAGAATCTggagagaaagatagagaagGTGTGAGAGTTATGGATATTATTCGGAAACTAAGCAACGACTCGGAGACAATTACTAATAATGACAATGGAAGCAGCGGCAATGACAATAGTAAAGAAGTTCAAACAACAGAAGCAAGAAGTTTTCCTCAGGTTGCTTGTTCCCCAAGAATCAGAGGTCGTCAAGCTTTGGCTGATTTGTTGGTGCAGATGACGCGTGATCGAGAAAAAGACTTGGCTTGTTTACGAGAACGTCATTGTGTTTCAAAGTTCACGAATCGTGGAAGGATTCAG TCTACGCTTAGAATTCGATGTTACGAAAGGTGCCTTGCGATTCAAGGTAGACATCGGTCTAAATCAACATCAGCAGGATCTGATTCAAACCGATCGTCACGAGGTTCTGGTGTGATGCATCTTCTCAG GGAGAAATATAAGGCAAATTCTGAGAACATTGAGACTGGAGCTTCAACTAGTCATGCGTCTACTCGGGGTCGGATTATGGATAAAGACCCTCACAAAGCTACAGAGAAGAAGGTTTTGCAGGAGACAATAGAGAAGAGTGGAGTAAAGGAGATTAAGGAGGTGGTTTCTGCGGTTGAGAATGCGAAGAAAGGTGTCTTAAGTGAAATTTCAGAGAATAGGAATGGTTTAAAGAAACTTGCAGGAGAAACTATCCAGAAAGAAACTGTAGAAGGGAAAGGCGAAAAGCGAGAGACGAAGGAGAAAGTTATTTCCAAAGAAAGTCTTGAAGGGAAAGGcgagaagagagaatcaaCTAAGGAGAAAGCTATTGCTAAGGAAAGTGTAGCAGAGAAGGCTTTGGTTGGAATAGCTGAGAAGGTGAATCTATGGAACTCAGATGAGAAAATGAATAGAAGAAAAGTGGTGGAGAAAGGTAAAACTGAAGGCAATACTAATACTGAGAGGGTTGAGAGAAATGATGTATTGGAAGAAGCTACAAGAAGAATCCTTAGTGTCGAAAGTGCCGAAAGAAGCAGTACTACTACTTCAAAGGAAACGATGACACGGTGTGAGGTTGCTGAGAAAGTAgtgaaaggaaagaaaaaggaagattttgtttctttggaatCTAATAAGTCCAAAGAAGTTGAAGATGGAAACATTAAGCCTCAAGGAGTTACCACACAAGCAGATAGTTGTTTGCGTAAACCGGCTATAGAGGAAAAAGTTTTGCAGGAGACAACTGTAAAGAGTGATTTAAAGAAACCTACTGAGAAGGAAAgtagagaagagaggagagaaattgaggaagaagaaagcacTTCGATGGGAATAGCAGAGAAGGTGAATCTTTGGAACTccaaggagaaaaaaaataggagAAAAGCTATGGAGAAAGGCAAAGGTAAAACTGAAGGCAAAGCTATTACTGAGACAAATGAATTGTTGcaagaagcttcaagaagaaTTAGTAATGTCGAAACTGCAGAGAGAAGCATTGATACTTCATGGATAACGGTGGTGAAAGTTGTTGGTGACAGAGTTATTATGGATAAAAGAAAGAGTAGTGGAGAAACTACGCGATCTGCAGAGATAGGAGgaggaaagaaagaggaagatttgGCATCTGTAGAAGCTAAGTCCAAAGATGTTATTGAGGATAAAAACATGAATCCACAAGCTGTGATTCATGGGTCTAAAGAGAGGGATAAAGAGAGGAACTCTTCACAAAACGGTGAAGAAACATTGAGTCTGCGAAACTCAGAAGCTAAGTCTACTAAAGAGATTGAGAGACAAGAAGTtacacaagaagaaaaatctgtGAGTCATGGGTCTAGAGAAAAggataaagagagaaattcTTTACAATACGGtgaaaaaatgtgttttctgCGGAACTCGGAAGCTAAGTCTACtaaagagattgagagaaacAAGTCTCAAGAAGTATCacaaggagaagaatctgCGAGTCATGGCTCTAGAGAGAGTGCTAAAGAGAAAAATTCTTCACAACAGGATGATGAAACGTCGACTCATCGAAACCCAAATGACAAAAAAGGCATTAAGGAACCCGAGGACGAAGAGAGCAAGAAGGTAGAACGCGAAGAAACGGGAGAAAACGTGGAAGAAGCATCAGTAGAGTTTGTAAATGATTGGGATGGAAAcgaaatggaagaagaagaagaagaagaatatggaGATTATTTtaatggagatgatgattgGATTCACGATATATCGCGGCCACGAAGTTACTGGGAAGATCTAAGGAAAGAAAGGTATCTTGAGGTTCTCAACACTgaatcagagaagaaagatatttGCAATCTCATTGAGAG ACGAACAGTTTCCAACTTTTTGACTAGTGATTTGCGACAAAAGATTGATAATTTGATGATCACTCGCGTGCAAAGTCATATAGGCGTACCACTCAATCAAATAGAAGAAGGAGACGAATATGAAGAAGAGTGGGAAGTTGAGTGTTCAGCAAGAAACGAGGAAGATaatgaaacagaggaagaaccAGAGAAGACAAATCTTGAAGCTCCAAGCGATGTTTGCAGCCAATCATCAGCAAGGAGTAGTACCATGATGTCGTGGAATTTCAGAGACCAGGACATTGACAAGGATAACGAACCGACAACGTCTTTGTCTCTTCCTGAACCTTTAGTTCCCACAAATCAATCT ACACAGGACATGCAGACGATAAGTGATCTCAAGGAACAAATGGAGCAACTTCAACGAGAAATGCTCGAGCTACGAAATACCGTTAAATCTTGCATCGATATGCAACTTCATTTCCAGAAATCTGTAACTCAAGATCTGTCTCGTTCTG GCTCATCAGCAGAACAACGAGTAGACCCGAAGAAAGATCCTTTGAAACGCAAGTGTTGCGTTTGCTCTGAGATGCCTGTTGATTCGCTCCTGTATAGGTACTTCTGTTTGATATATCGCAACTTCAAATCGGAAACGCTGAAATAA
- a CDS encoding golgin family A protein gives MASSEVEMSSCQTFNCVLSRPHERCTQRDNNTNNNKKKNNNNNNVRNIHVAAFEKNLNVFVRDHLENCSVSVDDVVDDSIKAVPECSSNKSSVSDHRLSKTEESRQDVPSSSSSLGSDSDPNSGQPENPSRNAASSLVQIWEARTTQQPPSSNQSLIDSRTSSMGSNALENSESLESVKESQMIQPIEECNNEEEEEEIECAPPPLESGEKDREGVRVMDIIRKLSNDSETITNNDNGSSGNDNSKEVQTTEARSFPQVACSPRIRGRQALADLLVQMTRDREKDLACLRERHCVSKFTNRGRIQSTLRIRCYERCLAIQGRHRSKSTSAGSDSNRSSRGSGVMHLLREKYKANSENIETGASTSHASTRGRIMDKDPHKATEKKVLQETIEKSGVKEIKEVVSAVENAKKGVLSEISENRNGLKKLAGETIQKETVEGKGEKRETKEKVISKESLEGKGEKRESTKEKAIAKESVAEKALVGIAEKVNLWNSDEKMNRRKVVEKGKTEGNTNTERVERNDVLEEATRRILSVESAERSSTTTSKETMTRCEVAEKVVKGKKKEDFVSLESNKSKEVEDGNIKPQGVTTQADSCLRKPAIEEKVLQETTVKSDLKKPTEKESREERREIEEEESTSMGIAEKVNLWNSKEKKNRRKAMEKGKGKTEGKAITETNELLQEASRRISNVETAERSIDTSWITVVKVVGDRVIMDKRKSSGETTRSAEIGGGKKEEDLASVEAKSKDVIEDKNMNPQAVIHGSKERDKERNSSQNGEETLSLRNSEAKSTKEIERQEVTQEEKSVSHGSREKDKERNSLQYGEKMCFLRNSEAKSTKEIERNKSQEVSQGEESASHGSRESAKEKNSSQQDDETSTHRNPNDKKGIKEPEDEESKKVEREETGENVEEASVEFVNDWDGNEMEEEEEEEYGDYFNGDDDWIHDISRPRSYWEDLRKERYLEVLNTESEKKDICNLIERRTVSNFLTSDLRQKIDNLMITRVQSHIGVPLNQIEEGDEYEEEWEVECSARNEEDNETEEEPEKTNLEAPSDVCSQSSARSSTMMSWNFRDQDIDKDNEPTTSLSLPEPLVPTNQSTQDMQTISDLKEQMEQLQREMLELRNTVKSCIDMQLHFQKSVTQDLSRSGSSAEQRVDPKKDPLKRKCCVCSEMPVDSLLYRCGHMCTCLKCAHELQWSSKKCPICMAPIVDVVRAFLDS, from the exons ATGGCGTCCTCTGAGGTAGAAATGTCTTCATGCCAAACTTTTAATTGCGTCTTGAGTCGTCCTCACGAGAGATGCACCCAAAGAgacaacaacaccaacaacaacaagaagaagaacaacaataacaacaatgtCCGAAACATACACGTCGCCGCCTTCGAGAAGAATCTCAATGTTTTTGTAAGAGATCATCTCGAAAACTGTAGCGTCTCcgttgatgatgttgttgatgattcCATCAAAGCTGTTCCGGAATGTTCTTCCAacaaatcctctgtttcagaTCATCGGCTCtcgaaaacagaggaatctcGGCAAGACGTCccatcatcgtcttcttctttaggaTCCGACTCGGATCCGAATTCAGGTCAACCCGAGAACCCGTCAAGAAACGCAGCTTCTTCTCTCGTTCAGATATGGGAGGCGAGGACAACGCAGCAACCACCAAGCTCGAACCAATCCCTAATCGATAGCAGAACAAGTTCTATGGGATCAAACGCTCTAGAGAATTCGGAGTCTCTCGAATCCGTGAAAGAATCTCAAATGATTCAACCGATTGAAGAATGTAACaatgaggaggaagaagaagagattgaatgTGCACCTCCACCTTTAGAATCTggagagaaagatagagaagGTGTGAGAGTTATGGATATTATTCGGAAACTAAGCAACGACTCGGAGACAATTACTAATAATGACAATGGAAGCAGCGGCAATGACAATAGTAAAGAAGTTCAAACAACAGAAGCAAGAAGTTTTCCTCAGGTTGCTTGTTCCCCAAGAATCAGAGGTCGTCAAGCTTTGGCTGATTTGTTGGTGCAGATGACGCGTGATCGAGAAAAAGACTTGGCTTGTTTACGAGAACGTCATTGTGTTTCAAAGTTCACGAATCGTGGAAGGATTCAG TCTACGCTTAGAATTCGATGTTACGAAAGGTGCCTTGCGATTCAAGGTAGACATCGGTCTAAATCAACATCAGCAGGATCTGATTCAAACCGATCGTCACGAGGTTCTGGTGTGATGCATCTTCTCAG GGAGAAATATAAGGCAAATTCTGAGAACATTGAGACTGGAGCTTCAACTAGTCATGCGTCTACTCGGGGTCGGATTATGGATAAAGACCCTCACAAAGCTACAGAGAAGAAGGTTTTGCAGGAGACAATAGAGAAGAGTGGAGTAAAGGAGATTAAGGAGGTGGTTTCTGCGGTTGAGAATGCGAAGAAAGGTGTCTTAAGTGAAATTTCAGAGAATAGGAATGGTTTAAAGAAACTTGCAGGAGAAACTATCCAGAAAGAAACTGTAGAAGGGAAAGGCGAAAAGCGAGAGACGAAGGAGAAAGTTATTTCCAAAGAAAGTCTTGAAGGGAAAGGcgagaagagagaatcaaCTAAGGAGAAAGCTATTGCTAAGGAAAGTGTAGCAGAGAAGGCTTTGGTTGGAATAGCTGAGAAGGTGAATCTATGGAACTCAGATGAGAAAATGAATAGAAGAAAAGTGGTGGAGAAAGGTAAAACTGAAGGCAATACTAATACTGAGAGGGTTGAGAGAAATGATGTATTGGAAGAAGCTACAAGAAGAATCCTTAGTGTCGAAAGTGCCGAAAGAAGCAGTACTACTACTTCAAAGGAAACGATGACACGGTGTGAGGTTGCTGAGAAAGTAgtgaaaggaaagaaaaaggaagattttgtttctttggaatCTAATAAGTCCAAAGAAGTTGAAGATGGAAACATTAAGCCTCAAGGAGTTACCACACAAGCAGATAGTTGTTTGCGTAAACCGGCTATAGAGGAAAAAGTTTTGCAGGAGACAACTGTAAAGAGTGATTTAAAGAAACCTACTGAGAAGGAAAgtagagaagagaggagagaaattgaggaagaagaaagcacTTCGATGGGAATAGCAGAGAAGGTGAATCTTTGGAACTccaaggagaaaaaaaataggagAAAAGCTATGGAGAAAGGCAAAGGTAAAACTGAAGGCAAAGCTATTACTGAGACAAATGAATTGTTGcaagaagcttcaagaagaaTTAGTAATGTCGAAACTGCAGAGAGAAGCATTGATACTTCATGGATAACGGTGGTGAAAGTTGTTGGTGACAGAGTTATTATGGATAAAAGAAAGAGTAGTGGAGAAACTACGCGATCTGCAGAGATAGGAGgaggaaagaaagaggaagatttgGCATCTGTAGAAGCTAAGTCCAAAGATGTTATTGAGGATAAAAACATGAATCCACAAGCTGTGATTCATGGGTCTAAAGAGAGGGATAAAGAGAGGAACTCTTCACAAAACGGTGAAGAAACATTGAGTCTGCGAAACTCAGAAGCTAAGTCTACTAAAGAGATTGAGAGACAAGAAGTtacacaagaagaaaaatctgtGAGTCATGGGTCTAGAGAAAAggataaagagagaaattcTTTACAATACGGtgaaaaaatgtgttttctgCGGAACTCGGAAGCTAAGTCTACtaaagagattgagagaaacAAGTCTCAAGAAGTATCacaaggagaagaatctgCGAGTCATGGCTCTAGAGAGAGTGCTAAAGAGAAAAATTCTTCACAACAGGATGATGAAACGTCGACTCATCGAAACCCAAATGACAAAAAAGGCATTAAGGAACCCGAGGACGAAGAGAGCAAGAAGGTAGAACGCGAAGAAACGGGAGAAAACGTGGAAGAAGCATCAGTAGAGTTTGTAAATGATTGGGATGGAAAcgaaatggaagaagaagaagaagaagaatatggaGATTATTTtaatggagatgatgattgGATTCACGATATATCGCGGCCACGAAGTTACTGGGAAGATCTAAGGAAAGAAAGGTATCTTGAGGTTCTCAACACTgaatcagagaagaaagatatttGCAATCTCATTGAGAG ACGAACAGTTTCCAACTTTTTGACTAGTGATTTGCGACAAAAGATTGATAATTTGATGATCACTCGCGTGCAAAGTCATATAGGCGTACCACTCAATCAAATAGAAGAAGGAGACGAATATGAAGAAGAGTGGGAAGTTGAGTGTTCAGCAAGAAACGAGGAAGATaatgaaacagaggaagaaccAGAGAAGACAAATCTTGAAGCTCCAAGCGATGTTTGCAGCCAATCATCAGCAAGGAGTAGTACCATGATGTCGTGGAATTTCAGAGACCAGGACATTGACAAGGATAACGAACCGACAACGTCTTTGTCTCTTCCTGAACCTTTAGTTCCCACAAATCAATCT ACACAGGACATGCAGACGATAAGTGATCTCAAGGAACAAATGGAGCAACTTCAACGAGAAATGCTCGAGCTACGAAATACCGTTAAATCTTGCATCGATATGCAACTTCATTTCCAGAAATCTGTAACTCAAGATCTGTCTCGTTCTG GCTCATCAGCAGAACAACGAGTAGACCCGAAGAAAGATCCTTTGAAACGCAAGTGTTGCGTTTGCTCTGAGATGCCTGTTGATTCGCTCCTGTATAG GTGTGGACATATGTGCACATGTCTGAAATGTGCTCATGAATTGCAATGGAGCAGTAAGAAATGTCCGATATGTATGGCTCCAATTGTTGACGTTGTGAGGgcttttcttgattcttaG
- the GALS3 gene encoding glycosyltransferase family protein (DUF23) (Domain of unknown function (DUF23); CONTAINS InterPro DOMAIN/s: Protein of unknown function DUF23 (InterPro:IPR008166); BEST Arabidopsis thaliana protein match is: Domain of unknown function (DUF23) (TAIR:AT5G44670.1); Has 199 Blast hits to 199 proteins in 36 species: Archae - 0; Bacteria - 27; Metazoa - 44; Fungi - 2; Plants - 116; Viruses - 0; Other Eukaryotes - 10 (source: NCBI BLink).), with the protein MAMVKEKEQNTKDKKLLVGVIWNFSAELKLTFMALLVLCTLATLLPFIPSSFSLSTSDFRFCISRFSSAVPLNTTTTVEESSSSPSPEKNLDRVLDNGVIKRTFTGYGSAAYNFVSMSAYRGGVNSFAVIGLSSKPLHVYGHPSYRCEWVSLDPTQDPISTTGFKILTDWGYGRIYTTVVVNCTFSSISAVNPQNSGGTLILHATTGDPTLNLTDSISVLTEPPKSVDFDLYNSTKKTKKYDYLYCGSSLYGNLSPQRVREWIAYHVRFFGERSHFVLHDAGGIHEEVFEVLKPWIELGRVTLHDIRDQERFDGYYHNQFMIVNDCLHRYRFMTKWMFFFDVDEFLHVPVKETISSVMESLEEYSQFTIEQMPMSSRICYSGDGPARTYRKWGIEKLAYRDVKKVPRRDRKYAVQPENVFATGVHMSQNLQGKTYHKAESKIRYFHYHGSISQRREPCRQLFNDSRVVFENTPYVLDTTICDVGLAVRTFELRTIGDRLLRTRQ; encoded by the exons ATGGCCATGgtcaaagagaaagaacaaaacactAAAGACAAAAAACTCCTCGTCGGCGTCATTTGGAACTTCTCCGCCGAGCTCAAGCTCACTTTCATGGCGTTACTTGTTCTCTGCACTTTAGCTACTCTCTTACCTTTCATaccttcttcattctctctctccactTCCGATTTCCGCTTCTGCATCTCACGCTTCTCCTCCGCCGTCCCTCtcaacaccaccaccaccgtagAAGAATCATCATCCTCACCGTCACCGGAGAAGAACCTAGATCGAGTTTTGGATAACGGAGTTATTAAACGGACGTTTACTGGCTACGGCTCAGCAGCTTATAACTTCGTCTCAATGAGTGCTTACAGAGGCGGCGTTAACTCATTCGCCGTTATCGGATTATCATCAAAACCATTACACGTGTACGGTCATCCTTCGTATAGATGCGAATGGGTCTCATTAGACCCGACTCAAGATCCGATTTCAACAACCGGGTTTAAAATCTTAACCGATTGGGGTTACGGACGGATCTACACAACAGTCGTCGTTAACTGTACTTTCTCATCAATCTCCGCCGTGAATCCACAAAACTCCGGTGGAACTCTCATCCTCCACGCCACCACCGGAGATCCAACTCTCAATCTCACCGATTCAATCTCAGTCCTAACCGAACCTCCCAAATCCGTCGATTTCGATCTCTATAACTCcacgaagaagacgaagaagtaCGATTATCTCTATTGCGGATCGTCCTTATACGGTAACCTAAGTCCGCAACGAGTTAGAGAATGGATCGCTTACCACGTTAGATTCTTCGGTGAACGGTCACATTTCGTGCTACACGACGCCGGAGGGATTCATGAGGAAGTGTTCGAGGTTTTAAAGCCATGGATTGAGCTAGGGAGAGTGACGTTACATGATATTAGAGATCAAGAACGATTCGATGGATATTATCATAATCAGTTCATGATAGTGAATGATTGTTTGCATAGGTATAGATTCATGACGAAGTGGATGTTCTTCTTTGATGTTGATGAGTTTTTACATGTTCCAGTGAAAGAGACGATTTCGTCTGTGATGGAATCTTTGGAGGAATATTCTCAGTTTACTATTGAACAGATGCCTATGAGTAGTCGGATTTGTTATTCCGGTGATGGTCCGGCGAGAACTTACAG GAAATGGGGAATTGAGAAACTGGCATATAGAGACGTCAAGAAGGTTCCAAGACGGGATCGAAAATACGCTGTCCAGCCGGAGAATGTATTCGCGACAGGCGTACACATGTCTCAGAATCTACAAGGGAAAACATACCACAAGGCTGAAAGCAAAATCCGTTACTTCCACTACCATGGTTCGATCTCTCAGCGCCGCGAGCCTTGTCGTCAACTTTTTAACGATTCTCGAGTCGTGTTCGAGAACACTCCTTATGTGCTAGACACTACAATATGTGATGTTGGCCTTGCTGTGAGAACGTTCGAGTTGAGAACGATCGGTGATCGGCTGCTACGGACAAGACAATGA
- a CDS encoding uncharacterized protein (unknown protein; BEST Arabidopsis thaliana protein match is: unknown protein (TAIR:AT5G44660.1); Has 271 Blast hits to 209 proteins in 52 species: Archae - 0; Bacteria - 15; Metazoa - 63; Fungi - 14; Plants - 48; Viruses - 3; Other Eukaryotes - 128 (source: NCBI BLink).): protein MATDVLSFRDDSSLEDWHDFEVLGGGDEPKILIKKTSMQSVSERRISVDPQSLLSRNGSFDMIVSRPRDIDDLPLDHQMKTKFVSCSLPNSAATSPRNSSIHNWKDRTTEQVLDLMLVQDAATAFRRSKSCGEGRACTPSLDFDMLLHKSRNAHHNQNHHRGFSSSNSKSLSHKSSGNNSFFSKTESNKSNRSNSNTANSKSINSFEDGFKCSALCLYLPGFSKGKPVRSSRKGDSSFTRTTTMTSSQSMARTASIRDTAVLSARASLERFECGSWTSSAMIYDDNADLGGHFFDLPSELIKGGPGGNDQDDPVSAAFVFDKEPNLDKEIKGVLKTSGSKSRRSMESPRHVRFSTSSPVSYPTSPTHSITPRLLQATEDFSSFLEAQAV from the coding sequence atggCGACAGATGTTCTCAGCTTCAGGGACGATAGTAGTCTCGAGGACTGGCATGACTTTGAGGTTCTAGGTGGTGGAGACGAGCCCAAGATTCTTATCAAGAAGACGAGTATGCAATCCGTATCCGAGAGGCGGATCTCGGTTGATCCGCAATCGCTATTGTCCAGGAATGGGAGCTTCGATATGATAGTCTCACGTCCGAGAGACATCGATGACTTGCCGTTGGATCATCAAATGAAGACGAAGTTTGTGAGCTGCAGCCTCCCAAACTCAGCAGCTACGTCACCTAGAAATAGCTCTATTCACAACTGGAAGGACAGAACAACTGAGCAAGTTCTTGACCTAATGCTCGTTCAAGATGCAGCCACTGCGTTTCGAAGAAGCAAATCTTGCGGCGAAGGACGTGCTTGCACACCATCGCTCGATTTCGACATGCTATTGCATAAATCAAGAAATGCACATcataatcaaaatcatcatcgtGGCTTCTCTTCCTCTAACTCTAAGAGTCTCTCTCACAAGAGTAGTGGAAacaactctttcttctccaaaacaGAGTCTAACAAAAGCAACAGAAGCAATAGCAATACCGCGAATTCGAAAAGCATCAATTCATTCGAAGACGGATTCAAATGCAGCGCTTTGTGTCTATACCTACCCGGTTTCAGCAAAGGAAAGCCCGTAAGATCATCTCGAAAAGGTGATTCTTCGTTCACCAGAACAACCACGATGACTTCCTCTCAATCGATGGCAAGAACCGCTTCCATTAGAGACACTGCCGTGCTCTCGGCTCGAGCCTCCCTAGAGCGGTTCGAGTGCGGTTCTTGGACATCTTCGGCTATGATTTACGATGACAATGCCGATCTTGGTGGCCATTTCTTCGACTTGCCTTCCGAATTGATCAAAGGTGGGCCGGGAGGGAACGATCAAGACGATCCTGTTTCAGCTGCTTTCGTGTTCGACAAGGAACCTAATTTGGACAAAGAGATCAAAGGTGTTTTGAAAACGTCTGGTTCGAAATCAAGAAGATCAATGGAGTCACCACGTCACGTTCGGTTCTCAACCTCGTCGCCGGTTTCTTATCCAACGTCTCCGACACATTCAATCACGCCACGGTTGCTACAAGCCACCGAGGATTTCAGTAGTTTCTTGGAAGCTCAAGCCGTGTGA